The Mesorhizobium koreense genome includes a window with the following:
- a CDS encoding ABC transporter substrate-binding protein: MRRHLLASTTALVVIMITGNAWAGMDEAKQFLDQEIGDVSTLSRADQEKEMQWFVDAAKPFQGMEIKVVSESLTTHAYESKTLAPWFTKITGIKVVHDVIQEGDVVEKIQTQMQTGQNLYDGWVNDSDLIGTHWRYKQVRNLTDWMAGEGKDVTNPMLDLKDFIGTSFTTAPDGKLYQLPDQQFANLYWFRYDWFNDPKNKADFKAKYGYDLGVPVNWSAYEDIAEFFTGREEDGKKVYGHMDYGKKDPSLGWRFTDAWLSMAGNGDKGLPNGKPVDEWGIRVDDHDRPSGSCVARGGDTNGPAAVYSIVKYLEWLKKYAPPEAAGMTFSESGPVPSQGNIAQQIFWYTAFTADMAKPGLPVVNEDGTPKWRVAPSPHGSYWQKGMKLGYQDVGSWTLLKSTPTDRAKAAWLYAQFVTSKTVDVKKSQVGLTFIRDSTIHDKSFTERAPKLGGLIEFYRSPARVQWTPTGTNVPDYPKLAQLWWQNIGDAASGAKTPQEAMDALCAAQESVLSRLERAGVQGDIGPKLNEEHDLAYWNNYAKEHGTLAPQLKLDNEKEKPETIGYDELVKSWNE, from the coding sequence ATGCGACGGCACTTACTAGCATCGACGACAGCTCTTGTCGTGATCATGATTACAGGCAATGCCTGGGCCGGAATGGACGAGGCGAAGCAGTTCCTCGACCAGGAGATCGGCGACGTTTCCACGCTTTCCCGTGCTGACCAGGAAAAGGAAATGCAGTGGTTCGTGGATGCCGCCAAGCCCTTCCAGGGCATGGAGATCAAGGTCGTTTCCGAATCGCTGACGACCCATGCCTATGAATCGAAGACGCTGGCCCCATGGTTCACCAAGATTACGGGCATCAAGGTAGTGCATGACGTCATCCAGGAGGGCGACGTCGTCGAGAAGATCCAGACCCAGATGCAGACGGGCCAGAACCTCTATGACGGCTGGGTCAACGATTCCGACCTGATCGGGACGCACTGGCGCTACAAGCAGGTGCGCAACCTGACCGACTGGATGGCCGGCGAGGGCAAGGACGTCACGAACCCGATGCTCGATCTCAAGGACTTCATCGGCACTTCCTTCACCACGGCGCCGGACGGGAAGCTCTACCAGTTGCCGGACCAGCAATTCGCCAATCTCTACTGGTTCCGTTACGACTGGTTCAACGATCCCAAGAACAAGGCGGACTTCAAGGCTAAATACGGCTATGACCTCGGCGTGCCGGTCAACTGGTCAGCCTATGAAGATATTGCCGAGTTCTTCACCGGCCGCGAGGAAGATGGCAAGAAGGTCTATGGCCATATGGACTATGGCAAGAAGGACCCCTCGCTCGGCTGGCGCTTCACCGATGCCTGGCTTTCCATGGCCGGAAACGGCGACAAGGGCCTGCCGAACGGCAAGCCGGTCGACGAATGGGGTATCCGCGTCGACGATCATGACCGCCCGAGCGGCTCCTGCGTGGCGCGCGGCGGTGACACCAACGGCCCGGCAGCGGTCTATTCGATCGTCAAATATCTGGAATGGCTGAAGAAATATGCTCCGCCAGAAGCGGCGGGCATGACCTTCTCCGAATCCGGGCCGGTGCCTTCGCAGGGCAATATCGCCCAGCAGATCTTCTGGTACACCGCCTTCACCGCCGACATGGCCAAGCCCGGCCTGCCGGTCGTCAACGAGGATGGCACGCCAAAATGGCGCGTCGCGCCCTCGCCGCACGGCTCCTACTGGCAGAAGGGAATGAAGCTCGGCTATCAGGACGTCGGATCGTGGACGCTTCTGAAGTCGACGCCGACCGACCGCGCCAAGGCCGCGTGGCTTTACGCGCAGTTCGTCACCTCGAAGACGGTAGACGTCAAGAAGAGCCAGGTCGGCCTGACCTTCATCCGCGACTCCACCATTCACGACAAGAGCTTCACCGAGCGCGCGCCGAAGCTTGGTGGCCTGATCGAGTTCTACCGCTCCCCGGCCCGCGTGCAGTGGACCCCGACCGGCACCAACGTTCCCGACTATCCGAAGCTGGCACAACTCTGGTGGCAGAACATCGGTGACGCGGCCTCCGGCGCCAAGACGCCGCAGGAGGCAATGGACGCCCTTTGCGCGGCTCAGGAGAGCGTGCTCTCCCGCCTCGAGCGCGCTGGCGTCCAGGGCGACATCGGGCCGAAGCTCAACGAGGAGCACGATCTGGCGTACTGGAACAACTACGCCAAGGAGCACGGCACGCTGGCGCCGCAACTCAAGCTCGACAACGAGAAGGAAAAGCCGGAGACGATCGGCTATGATGAGCTTGTGAAGAGCTGGAACGAATAG
- a CDS encoding carbohydrate ABC transporter permease has product MTGGVARSVADDIIARRMRRRGEESRWWWLVPTLYIVFLLLPIYWLANMSFKTNHEIVTSLTLYPHEPTLRNYVIIFTDRSWYSGYINSISYVVINMVISVSAALPAAYAFSRYRFLGDKHLFFWLLTNRMAPPAVFALPFFQLYSAFGLIDTYWAVALAHCLFNVPLAVWILEGFMSGVPKEIDETAYIDGYSFPRFFFKIFMPLIASGIGVACFFCFMFSWVELLIARTLTTTDAKPIAAVMTRTVSAAGMDWGLLAAAGVLTLIPGALVIWFVRNYIAKGFALGRV; this is encoded by the coding sequence GCGGCGTCGCCCGCTCCGTTGCCGACGATATCATCGCTCGTCGCATGCGGCGCCGGGGAGAGGAATCGCGTTGGTGGTGGCTGGTGCCGACGCTCTACATCGTCTTCCTGCTCCTGCCGATCTACTGGCTCGCCAATATGAGCTTCAAGACGAACCACGAGATCGTCACCTCGCTCACGCTCTATCCGCACGAGCCGACGCTGCGCAACTACGTGATCATCTTCACCGATCGCTCGTGGTATTCCGGCTACATCAATTCGATCAGCTATGTCGTCATCAACATGGTGATCTCGGTTTCCGCAGCGCTGCCGGCCGCCTATGCCTTCTCGCGTTATCGCTTCCTCGGCGACAAGCATCTGTTCTTCTGGCTTTTGACCAACCGCATGGCACCGCCGGCGGTGTTCGCGCTGCCCTTCTTCCAGCTTTATTCGGCCTTCGGATTGATCGACACCTATTGGGCGGTAGCGCTGGCGCACTGCCTCTTCAATGTGCCGCTGGCCGTGTGGATCCTCGAGGGCTTCATGTCCGGCGTGCCGAAGGAGATCGACGAGACCGCCTATATCGACGGCTATTCCTTCCCGCGCTTCTTCTTCAAGATATTCATGCCGCTGATCGCGAGCGGCATCGGGGTCGCCTGCTTCTTCTGCTTCATGTTTTCCTGGGTCGAGCTTCTGATAGCCCGCACGCTGACGACGACCGATGCCAAGCCGATCGCCGCTGTGATGACCCGCACCGTCTCGGCGGCGGGCATGGATTGGGGATTGCTTGCCGCCGCAGGCGTTCTGACACTGATCCCCGGCGCGCTCGTCATCTGGTTTGTCAGGAACTACATCGCCAAGGGCTTCGCGCTCGGGAGGGTATGA
- a CDS encoding DUF2160 domain-containing protein, giving the protein MNLNLSWMAWTWPTAAFFIVIALLLIGMGAWEYVSPGGNPRIGILRFETTRGDRLFVSLLGSAFITLAWLGLVGPNLWWALALSVVYAIGVFRLV; this is encoded by the coding sequence ATGAACCTCAATCTCTCCTGGATGGCGTGGACATGGCCGACGGCCGCCTTCTTCATCGTCATCGCGCTGCTGCTTATCGGCATGGGCGCCTGGGAATACGTCTCGCCGGGCGGCAATCCGCGCATCGGCATCCTGCGCTTCGAGACGACGCGCGGCGACCGACTCTTCGTCTCGCTGCTCGGAAGCGCTTTCATCACTCTCGCATGGCTCGGCCTCGTTGGGCCGAACCTGTGGTGGGCTCTCGCCCTGTCCGTGGTCTACGCGATCGGCGTATTCCGCCTCGTCTAG